The Candidatus Phaeomarinobacter ectocarpi genome includes a region encoding these proteins:
- a CDS encoding quinone oxidoreductase family protein, whose amino-acid sequence MVKAIRITETGGPEVLKLVDVDLADPGAGEVQVKHTAIGLNYIDTYFRTGLYPAPIPCGLGLEAAGVVTKVGDGVTALKEGDRVAYGSGPLGAYSEAQNAPANRLVKVPDGVSDKDAAAMMLKGMTAHYLLRRTYEVKAGDTILFHAAAGGVGLIACQWAKHLGATVIGTVGSEEKAALAKQAGADHTILYRDEDVPARVREITGGKMVPVVYDGVGKDTFNMSLDCLAPLGLLASFGNASGPVPPFDLSILNLKGSLFVTRPSLAAYTASDEDLAMTAADLFEVMAKGAVKADVRQEYALADAAQAHKDLEGRKTTGATVLIP is encoded by the coding sequence ATGGTCAAAGCCATTCGCATTACTGAAACCGGCGGGCCGGAAGTTCTCAAGCTCGTGGACGTGGATCTCGCCGATCCAGGCGCAGGCGAAGTGCAGGTGAAACACACGGCCATCGGCCTCAACTACATCGACACGTACTTTCGGACCGGGCTCTATCCCGCTCCCATACCCTGTGGCCTGGGGCTTGAAGCCGCCGGCGTGGTCACAAAGGTCGGCGACGGTGTCACGGCTTTGAAAGAAGGCGACCGCGTTGCCTATGGATCAGGACCACTGGGCGCCTATTCAGAAGCACAAAACGCCCCTGCCAACCGTCTGGTGAAAGTGCCTGACGGTGTGAGCGACAAAGACGCTGCCGCCATGATGCTCAAAGGCATGACGGCCCACTACCTTCTGCGTCGTACCTACGAAGTCAAAGCCGGTGACACGATACTGTTTCACGCAGCCGCCGGCGGCGTTGGCCTAATTGCCTGCCAATGGGCAAAGCATCTGGGCGCGACAGTGATCGGGACAGTTGGCAGCGAAGAGAAGGCTGCCCTCGCCAAACAGGCCGGTGCCGACCACACGATTCTCTACCGCGACGAAGACGTACCCGCGCGCGTTCGCGAGATCACCGGCGGCAAGATGGTGCCGGTCGTCTATGACGGTGTCGGCAAGGACACGTTCAATATGTCGCTGGATTGCCTGGCCCCGCTGGGACTGCTGGCAAGTTTCGGCAATGCGTCAGGCCCCGTCCCGCCCTTTGACCTGAGTATCCTCAATCTCAAGGGATCGCTCTTCGTGACCCGCCCCTCTCTGGCTGCCTATACCGCCAGTGATGAAGATCTCGCCATGACGGCCGCTGACCTGTTTGAAGTCATGGCAAAAGGTGCGGTCAAAGCAGATGTCCGTCAGGAATATGCTTTGGCAGACGCGGCACAGGCCCACAAAGATCTTGAAGGTCGAAAAACAACCGGTGCAACGGTTCTGATCCCTTAG